Proteins found in one Aethina tumida isolate Nest 87 chromosome 1, icAetTumi1.1, whole genome shotgun sequence genomic segment:
- the LOC109601437 gene encoding cytochrome c oxidase subunit 7A2, mitochondrial-like, with product MNKTQELLRTCRMVSRQMSSLTPTSGRYVKMTQTQKHLGVDNNVPVYLKSGLGDKALFGTTVLLTVAGVGLCLDVFYTLTFGKRG from the exons atgaacaaaactcag GAATTATTGAGAACCTGCAGAATGGTCTCGAGACAAATGAGCTCGTTGACTCCTACATCTGGCAGATACGTCAAAATGACCCAAACTCAAAAACATTTGGGC GTTGACAACAACGTTCCAGTGTACCTGAAAAGTGGCTTGGGAGACAAAGCCTTGTTTGGAACCACCGTTTTGCTAACTGTTGCTGGAGTTGGTTTGTGCTTGGATGTTTTTTATACACTTACCTTTGGCAAAAGaggataa
- the LOC109601429 gene encoding probable ATP-dependent RNA helicase Dbp73D, producing the protein MELFVVKRHEEEEETVKENANEQDKLEKLYKKIEKNRLKRQKQKEKLPKPPAKEKSPSLSKNNENVVKPKDKNKSEKQKVTEQKPIEENNTTFQILGENFQKNKQSIKPVLANWLKNCSIIENDDVGEDCMKLLDEKLRKQLKQNNITEMFPVQNKLISYLLKSKFKTLRENDVCVCAPTGSGKTLTYVLPSLQLVKNAKLIKTKNIRVLVLVPTKDLALQVFKVYKTFAECLKIDVGLIVGDLDYEKEKEKIVENNEAFGFLPKPDILICTAGKLVRHLKETEGFDLSHLDLLIVDEADKILEQMQNDWFYHLDKNVPESNIMKKTLNLTEIERKNPPRKLLFSATLTFDPEKLEKLALFQPKLFTTSKRESGEAKTEQFVMPKELEEYFVTTRKTLKPLVLYKLIETENLTRTLIFTQSIRNSHRLAILLKCLFGDGKKIEEISSEIRNRNELIQRFSRGEVDLLICTDCLARGIDLPNVNCVISFEAPKHVKNYVHRAGRSARAGNKGKTITIFDETNKRFERKNIQEIVIKEEDLECLAEKYKDSLQQLKTIIESEERNDLNKTKSVKRKSLKRKRNE; encoded by the exons ATGGAATTGTTTGTGGTTAAAAG GCATGAAGAAGAGGAAGAAACGGTTAAAGAAAATGCAAACGAACAagataaattggaaaaattgtataagaaaATCGAGAAGAATCgattgaaaagacaaaaacaaaaggaaaaattaccAAAGCCTCCGGCAAAAGAAAAAAGTCCcagtttatcaaaaaataacgaAAACGTTGTTAAACCTAAAGATAAGAACAAAagtgaaaaacaaaaagtgaCTGAGCAGAAACCGATTGAAGAGAACAAcacaacatttcaaattttggggGAGAACTTTCAAAAGAACAAACAAAGTATAAAACCAGTGTTGGCCAactggttaaaaaattgttcgaTAATCGAAAACGATGATGTTGGAGAGGATTGTATGAAATTGTTGGatgaaaaattgagaaaacaaCTGAAACAAAACAACATAACGGAAATGTTTCCGGTGCAAAACAAGTTAATCAGTTATTTGTTAAAGTCAAAGTTCAAAACGCTTCGGGAAAACGATGTTTGCGTATGTGCACCGACGGGAAGTGGGAAAACGTTAACGTACGTTTTGCCCAGTTTGCAATTGGTGAAGAATGCGAAACTGATCAAGACGAAAAACATTCGAGTTTTAGTTTTGGTACCAACTAAGGATTTGGCTTTGCAAGTTTTCAAAGTTTACAAAACGTTTGCTGAATGTCTGAAGATCGATGTCGGTTTAATCGTCGGCGATTTGGATTACGAGAAGGAAAAGGAGAAAATCGTGGAAAACA acgAGGCGTTCGGTTTTTTACCGAAACcggacattttaatttgtacggCGGGAAAGTTGGTGCGACATTTAAAGGAGACGGAGGGATTCGATCTGAGCCATTTAGATTTGTTAATAGTTGACGAGGCGGATAAAATTCTGGAACAGATGCAAAACGATTGGTTCTATCATTTAGATAAGAACGTGCCCGAATCGAATATAATGAAGAAAACGTTGAATTTGACGGAGATTGAACGAAAAAATCCGCCAAGAAAACTATTGTTCAGCGCAACTTTAACTTTCGATCccgaaaaattggaaaaactcGCGTTGTTTCAACCGAAACTTTTCACCACGTCCAAACGAGAAAGCGGCGAAGCCAAAACGGAACAGTTTGTGATGCCGAAAGAACTGGAAGAATATTTCGTGACAACTCGGAAAACTTTAAAACCGTTGGTTTTGTACAAACTGATCGAAACCGAAAATTTGACGAGAACGTTGATTTTCACGCAGTCGATTCGCAATTCGCATCGTTTGGCgatattattgaaatgtttGTTTGGTGATGGAAAGAAAATCGAGGAAATTTCGAGCGAGATTCGGAATCGCAACGAACTGATCCAGAGATTCTCTCGGGGCGAAGTCGATTT ATTGATTTGCACAGATTGTTTGGCTCGCGGAATCGATTTGCCTAACGTGAACTGTGTGATTTCGTTCGAGGCGCCGAAACACGTGAAAAACTACGTTCACAGAGCGGGAAGAAGTGCTCGTGCGGGAAACAAGGGGAAAACTATCACGATATTCGACGAAACGAACAAACGCTTCGaacgtaaaaatattcaagag ATTGTGATAAAAGAGGAGGATTTGGAATGTTTGGCGGAGAAGTACAAGGACAGTTTGCAGCAGTTGAAAACCATAATCGAAAGTGAGGAGAGAAACGACTTGAACAAAACGAAATCGGTGAAGAGAAAAAGCTTAAAGCGTAAGCGAAACGAATAA
- the LOC109601433 gene encoding 39S ribosomal protein L40, mitochondrial → MNVLTLLNKFQRLSIQKTLQRQLTTTQPQYIHLTPIAFAEPLKKKKRLDPAVVRAREERRKKKLEKQIRRLEKNQRQLKPIEENQVPLHILDNLQKRQRNDVNVGLTEEILEKRSILQKKWAQFRREQHLKDAQLIDRITYMQQKALDQLKIENEQLYQEAIQIDFRLIPFNFNGPVETPQINGYEATDGEYLDVSKKWE, encoded by the exons ATGAACGTTTTAacacttttaaacaaatttcaacg GCTTTCGATACAAAAAACGCTACAACGTCAGTTGACAACAACACAACCCCAATATATTCACCTAACTCCAATTGCATT CGCCGAACCGctaaaaaagaagaaacgtTTAGACCCGGCGGTCGTTCGAGCCAGAGAAGAGAGAAGGAAAAAGAAATTGGAAAAACAGATCAGACGATTGGAAAAAAATCAGAGGCAATTGAAACCGATTGAAGAGAATCAGGTTCCTTTACATATTCTGGACAATTTACA aaagagACAGAGAAATGATGTGAATGTTGGTTTAACAGAGGAAATTCTGGAAAAGCGTTCGATATTACAAAAGAAATGGGCACAATTTAGGCGCGAACAACACTTAAAAGATGCACAATTGATCGATAGGATTACATACATGCAACAAAAAGCTCTGGATCagctaaaaattgaaaacgaGCAACTTTATCAAGAAGCCATTCAA aTCGACTTTCGTTTGATTCCGTTCAATTTTAACGGTCCGGTCGAAACGCCCCAAATTAACGGTTACGAAGCGACTGACGGTGAATATTTGGATGTTTCCAAAAAATGGGAATGA